In the genome of Salmo trutta chromosome 18, fSalTru1.1, whole genome shotgun sequence, one region contains:
- the LOC115153442 gene encoding transmembrane protein 14A: MAIDWLGFGYAAAIALGGFMGYKKKGSVMSLIAGILFGSMAAYGALMISYDPTKTFYSLVASGALTIVMGMRFKKSGKIMPAGIMAGLSLLMVLRLLFMGVIVM, from the exons GCAATTGACTGGCTTGGATTTGGCTATGCTGCAGCCATAGCCCTGGGGGGATTCATGGGGTACAAGAAAAAAG gtagtgtcaTGTCACTGATAGCTGGGATATTGTTTGGCAGCATGGCCGCCTATGGGGCCTTAATGATTTCATATGACCCAACCAAGACTTTCTACTCCCTCG TTGCCTCAGGAGCGCTGACAATAGTGATGGGAATGAGATTCAAGAAATCTGGGAAAATAATGCCAGCTGGCATCATGGCAGGACTAAG TTTGCTGATGGTCCTGCGACTTCTCTTCATGGGCGTGATTGTAATGTGA
- the LOC115153441 gene encoding glutathione S-transferase A2, protein MSGKVVLTYFNGRGKMESIRWLLTVAGVEFDEVNLTKHEEYVKLLSDGALMFEQVPLVEIDGMKLVQTKAILSYIAGKYNLYGNDLKERVMIDMYSEGVRDLMEMIMMLPFISPDAKKTKLEDIERKATSRYIPVFEKALASSQYLVGDQLSCADVQLLEITLMLEEKFPTILSKFPVVKGFQGRMKSLPAIQKFLQPGSKRKPQPDDLYVKTVYEVFNFKH, encoded by the exons ATGTCTGGAAAAGTGGTGTTGACTTATTTCAATGGGAGGGGGAAAATGGAGTCAATTCGATGGCTTTTAACAGTTGCTGGAGTTGAG TTTGATGAAGTGAATCTGACAAAGCACGAGGAATATGTAAAGCTGTTGAGTG ATGGAGCACTCATGTTTGAGCAGGTTCCATTGGTGGAAATTGATGGAATGAAGCTGGTTCAAACCAAGGCTATCCTAAGCTACATAGCAGGGAAATACAATCTTTACGGGAATGACCTAAAAGAACGAGTCAT GATTGACATGTATTCTGAAGGTGTGAGGGACTTGATGGAAATGATAATGATGTTGCCATTCATTTCACCTGATGCCAAGAAAACTAAACTGGAGGACATTGAGAGGAAAGCTACAAGCCGCTACATTCCCGTGTTCGAAAAG GCTCTTGCTAGCTCCCAGTACCTGGTGGGTGATCAGTTGAGCTGTGCTGATGTCCAGCTACTTGAAATCACCTTGATGTTAGAGGAGAAATTTCCTACAATTCTCTCCAAATTCCCTGTTGTTAAG GGTTTTCAAGGGAGGATGAAAAGCCTGCCAGCCATTCAGAAGTTCCTGCAGCCAGGCAGCAAGAGAAAGCCTCAACCAGATGACTTATATGTAAAGACTGTGTATGAGGTGTTCAACTTCAAGCACTGA